In Nicotiana tabacum cultivar K326 chromosome 21, ASM71507v2, whole genome shotgun sequence, one DNA window encodes the following:
- the LOC142175305 gene encoding uncharacterized protein LOC142175305, protein MKDLRDELDVLVPLSSCDCEESRPSVEHLRSQHLLQFLMRLNESYNNIRSYVLAKRLVVTVNEVYAIVTQEESQRSLGVVDTHREPLAMLAGRGQDFKGKRPGIICEHCGYKGHLKKNCFKIIGYPVDFKSKRKNQIGGEKVYTNNVNANNEEGKAVTVQVQGTGQFFIEEQYKQLVKLLSKPSTSECSTNMTSIIFLLENACMCDWVIDIGATHHVTYCKDILSSVRRTDDQGRNEVQLPTRNKDLYSVRIIGIGRENNGLYLLMENIDVVATSLFMNKGAESEL, encoded by the exons ATGAAGGATTTACGGGATGAACTTGATGTATTAGTACCCCTGTCCTCATGTGATTGTGAGGAGTCTAGACCGTCAGTTGAACATTTAAGATCACAACATTTGCTGCAGTTTCTTATGCGATTAAATGAAAGCTATAATAATATAAGGAGTTATGTGCTAGCAAAGAGGCTTGTAGTGACTGTTAATGAAGTGTATGCAATAGTCACTCAGGAAGAGAGTCAAAGGTCCTTAGGTGTGGTTGATACACATAGGGAACCACTTGCCATGTTAGCGGGAAGGGGTCAAGATTTTAAAGGTAAAAGGCCAGGGATTATTTGTGAGCATTGTGGATATAAAGGTCATCTTAAGAAAAACTGTTTTAAAATAATTGGATATCCAGttgatttcaaaagtaaaagaaaaaatcagATTGGAGGAGAAAAGGTTTATACAAACAATGTGAATGCAAACAACGAGGAAGGCAAGGCAGTAACTGTGCAAGTGCAAGGGACTGGACAATTCTTCATAGAAGAACAATACAAACAGCTAGTCAAGCTGTTGTCAAAACCATCAACATCAGAGTGTTCCACAAACATGACAAGTATAATTTTTTTGCTAGAAAATGCATGTATGTGTGATTGGGTGATAGACATAGGAGCAACACATCATGTCACATATTGTAAAGACATTCTGAGCAGTGTGAGAAGAACTGATGATcaaggaagaaatgaagtgcAGTTACCTACAAGAAATAAG GATCTTTACAGTGTAAGGATAATAGGAATTGGTAGAGAAAATAATGGATTGTATCTGCTAATGGAGAACATAGATGTAGTTGCAACAAGTTTATTTATGAACAAGGGAGCAGAAAGTGAACTCTAG